A single genomic interval of Lathyrus oleraceus cultivar Zhongwan6 chromosome 7, CAAS_Psat_ZW6_1.0, whole genome shotgun sequence harbors:
- the LOC127104995 gene encoding uncharacterized protein LOC127104995: MTKQTAQACVVAVISFYLFMKLTPSIPQPQSYHDFADKREFLGIPNAFNVISNFPFMVIGLIGVMLCHHRNYLNFSLQGELWGWTCFYVAVTSVAFGSSYYHLGPNDNGLVWDRLPMAVAFTSLVAILIIERIDAKKGTLLIIPLIMAAMTSSVYWRFFGDIRPYLLVQTVSCIAIPLMAILLPPMYTHSTYWLWAAGFYPLAMLQETADRLIYAATFHTVSGHTLKHLSAAMVPLILTVMLAKRRPLHAKSA, encoded by the exons ATGACAAAACAAACTGCGCAGGCATGCGTAGTCGCGGTTATTTCCTTCTATCTATTCATGAAGTTAACCCCATCCATTCCTCAACCTCAGAGCTACCATGATTTCGCCGACAAACGCGAATTCTTAG GCATTCCCAATGCATTTAATGTGATATCCAATTTCCCTTTCATGGTTATTGGTCTCATTGGCGTTATGCTTTGTCATCATAGGAACTATTTGAACTTCAG TTTGCAAGGTGAGTTATGGGGTTGGACATGTTTTTATGTGGCTGTCACTTCAGTAGCTTTTGGGTCTTCATATTATCATCTAGGCCCAAATGATAATGGCCTTGTGTGGGACAGGTTGCCT ATGGCTGTTGCTTTCACTTCACTGGTGGCAATCCTCATCATTGAAAGGATTGATGCAAAGAAGGGAACGCTTTTGATTATTCCTCTTATTATGGCTGCTATGACAAGCAGTGTGTATTGGAG GTTCTTTGGTGACATCCGTCCATATCTTCTAGTCCAAACTGTATCATGCATTGCCATACCTCTTATGGCCATTTTGTTGCCTCCAATGTACACACACTCAACGTATTGGCTATGGGCTGCAG GATTTTATCCTCTAGCTATGCTACAAGAGACTGCTGATAGATTGATTTATGCAGCAACTTTTCATACTGTCAGTGGTCACACACTTAAGCATTTGTCTGCTGCAATGGTTCCTCTCATCTTAACAGTAATGCTAGCAAAGAGGAGGCCTTTGCAT GCAAAGTCTGCCTAA
- the LOC127104994 gene encoding protein-tyrosine-phosphatase MKP1, giving the protein MSESNDLAAATAAGSGFRSPTFSRPVSWTDRSPTSRKPLPTASSASNRPRSLLPPLRPLAINKRSIEEWPSAGSDDLGVWPQAETPRGRGSVTGSVTGSEFQFKRDKLAFYDKECSRIAEHVYLGSDTVAKNHELLRKNGITHVLNCVGFVCPEYFKSDFVYKTLWLQDSPTEDIISILYDVFDYFEDVRLQGGRVLVHCCQGVSRSTSLVIAYLMWREGQSFEDAFHYVKNARGVTNPNMGFASQLLQCQKRVVNVNANSNAMPSSPNSVLRMYRMAPHSPYDPLHLVPKMVNKPCAKALDSRGAFIVQVPSAIYIWIGKNCSSVMACNARMAALQVVRYEKANAQIRGICEDEEPMEFWAAFSNYQLLLGSSGNDGEAVMKDSDERMEIDDDVDMGIYPRKVDEYDLDFGIFNKALAGGVVPPFSVSNTGSETLLPARENSWGRLRRKLAQGIMKGLFTSSKCCDIASPKEEVKVNGGSSLPLTPGRKSDSFPCSLSNSPKFSSKSPTFSPSNSDYASSFTLSPASTHWSDLSFMSSRQPSPSTGLESTEQPFYINKDAPFLERASSLRNEATVSSSSETLLANHAMVRTKSYKGSIAERRGSKPPPQMLVPSFRESSPAV; this is encoded by the coding sequence ATGTCAGAGAGTAACGACCTCGCCGCCGCAACCGCCGCCGGAAGTGGTTTCCGGAGTCCAACATTTTCACGGCCGGTTTCATGGACTGACCGCTCACCGACAAGCAGAAAACCGCTTCCGACGGCGTCATCGGCGAGTAACAGACCCCGGTCGTTGCTTCCGCCGCTTCGTCCTCTTGCAATCAACAAACGCAGCATTGAGGAATGGCCGAGTGCTGGATCTGACGATCTCGGAGTTTGGCCGCAAGCAGAGACTCCGAGAGGGAGAGGTTCGGTTACTGGTTCAGTTACTGGTTCAGAGTTTCAGTTCAAGAGAGACAAGTTAGCTTTCTATGATAAAGAATGTTCTAGAATCGCTGAACATGTTTATCTTGGAAGCGACACTGTTGCGAAGAATCATGAGCTTTTGAGAAAGAATGGGATTACGCACGTGCTTAACTGTGTTGGGTTTGTTTGTCCTGAGTATTTCAAAAGTGATTTTGTTTATAAAACGCTTTGGTTGCAGGATAGTCCCACGGAAGACATCATAAGTATTCTGTACGATGTTTTTGATTATTTTGAGGATGTTAGATTACAAGGTGGTCGTGTTCTTGTTCATTGTTGTCAAGGTGTTTCTAGATCAACCTCTTTGGTCATTGCTTATCTTATGTGGAGAGAAGGACAAAGCTTTGAGGATGCTTTTCATTATGTTAAGAATGCTCGTGGTGTTACAAATCCTAACATGGGTTTTGCTTCTCAACTTTTGCAGTGTCAGAAAAGAGTGGTGAATGTGAATGCAAATTCAAATGCTATGCCTTCTAGTCCTAATTCTGTTCTTAGGATGTATAGAATGGCACCTCATTCGCCTTATGATCCTCTTCATTTGGTACCGAAAATGGTTAACAAGCCTTGTGCGAAAGCACTTGATTCTCGTGGTGCTTTTATCGTTCAAGTTCCTTCTGCGATTTATATTTGGATTGGTAAAAATTGTAGTTCGGTTATGGCTTGTAATGCACGAATGGCAGCTTTGCAGGTTGTTCGTTACGAGAAAGCAAATGCTCAGATTCGTGGCATTTGCGAAGATGAAGAGCCAATGGAATTTTGGGCTGCTTTTTCGAACTATCAACTATTGTTGGGGAGTTCTGGTAATGACGGAGAGGCGGTGATGAAGGATTCTGATGAAAGAATGGAAATCGACGATGATGTTGATATGGGGATTTATCCTAGGAAAGTTGATGAGTATGATTTGGATTTTGGGATTTTTAACAAAGCACTTGCTGGTGGAGTTGTTCCACCTTTTTCTGTGTCTAATACTGGATCAGAAACTTTGCTTCCTGCTAGAGAAAATAGCTGGGGAAGACTAAGGAGGAAGCTTGCTCAAGGTATCATGAAAGGGTTGTTTACATCCTCCAAATGCTGTGATATAGCCTCGCCAAAAGAGGAAGTAAAGGTAAACGGTGGTTCATCGTTGCCACTAACTCCTGGTCGAAAATCAGATTCTTTTCCTTGTTCTTTAAGTAACAGCCCGAAATTCAGTTCCAAGTCACCCACATTTTCGCCTTCCAACTCAGATTATGCCAGTTCCTTCACACTTTCGCCCGCGTCTACACATTGGTCTGATTTGTCATTCATGTCCTCTCGACAACCTTCACCTTCTACTGGACTCGAATCAACCGAGCAACCATTTTATATCAATAAAGACGCACCTTTCTTAGAAAGAGCCTCTTCGCTTCGCAATGAAGCCACTGTCTCTTCGTCTTCAGAGACACTTTTGGCTAACCACGCCATGGTAAGGACAAAGTCCTACAAAGGGTCTATTGCAGAGCGGAGAGGGAGTAAACCGCCACCTCAAATGCTAGTACCTTCTTTCAGGGAATCATCGCCTGCAGTCTGA